One window of the Rhipicephalus sanguineus isolate Rsan-2018 chromosome 4, BIME_Rsan_1.4, whole genome shotgun sequence genome contains the following:
- the LOC119391934 gene encoding gonadotropin-releasing hormone receptor, with protein sequence MVLTPSPAVDLCAANATCLSVVEEIGANVDVNSTIANILSDGNWTASPPAEAAPQLTRSALVRALVLVLIAGVSLFGNSATLLSIWAMGRARRSSLYLLLAHLSVADLMVTAWCVVAEAAWTVTVQWLGGEPLCKLFKYMQMFSLYLSTFILVVIGYDQLLALRYPMERARNRLRSKRLTLAAWMFSALLSLPQGKPRLF encoded by the coding sequence ATGGTTCTGACGCCTTCACCGGCTGTTGACTTGTGCGCGGCAAACGCCACGTGCTTATCGGTGGTGGAAGAAATTGGGGCGAATGTAGACGTTAACTCCACTATCGCGAACATCTTGTCCGATGGAAACTGGACGGCGTCACCACCTGCCGAGGCTGCTCCTCAGCTTACACGATCCGCTCTTGTGCGGGCGCTGGTGCTGGTACTGATCGCTGGAGTATCCCTGTTCGGCAACTCGGCCACCTTGCTCTCGATCTGGGCCATGGGCCGGGCTCGTCGCTCCTCGCTCTATCTGCTGTTGGCACACCTCTCTGTGGCTGACCTCATGGTGACCGCGTGGTGTGTGGTCGCAGAAGCGGCATGGACAGTGACGGTGCAGTGGTTGGGTGGTGAGCCCCTGTGCAAGCTCTTCAAGTACATGCAAATGTTCTCCCTCTATTTGTCCACATTCATCCTGGTGGTGATAGGCTATGACCAGTTGCTGGCGCTTCGGTACCCCATGGAGCGTGCCCGAAACCGTCTCCGTTCCAAGAGGCTCACTTTGGCCGCGTGGATGTTCAGCGCATTGCTCAGTCTTCCGCAG